One segment of Lytechinus variegatus isolate NC3 chromosome 13, Lvar_3.0, whole genome shotgun sequence DNA contains the following:
- the LOC121426186 gene encoding uncharacterized protein LOC121426186: MNEDVRITDLPALTHTKLHIGHSFVWTHIFPESTQVPRTRSKHATCHHNGSIYLYGGVCGNVSLKDMWRFEPSTSLWTKLECCGDTPPLLQDHTMVGYKESIFIFGGLCGFDNPGETSLWILDLTKFTWRKQVITSEVTTPTSRRGHSVVCHNGGMHLFGGHLDLKGSCNEMWTLDFDSLYWHTMVYSSQDSCPPPRHGHSAVIHDNSMFIYGGSKNLQPLQDMWKWDFGSGHWSKVRYWQGPPALHGHSALCLGDSMLIYGGEDKDGVLRSDLWIFSFSSESWTKVPYKGSIVPSPTMHQTFEMDIPQSNSLFPPQDERSLSAPFLQRPSMSSLHVRPHPRPHSSPAYSKGSMKERAFRNRVHPNNGHVASSDVGDSRDTVSAMSRNADDDVRGDDSSPEDGVDGEEDIYNSRIFIPVDELTSSSRENLLEDLASQRSDTSTRTFRKRRVRPVGTDALAALDGEGNLEATSGDVLLTDLDLVNHNKIIASPGTAPSIPRVSIEDYDKPENPKTLINRSHGFGNGISVGNTRCNNLEKFNKRPQIIQVMPKSKSDEIPLLSCSIDDMNLKNKWQSCEQFAFVNDGFTIGDDTLKPRQRSNSLTEQKLVIESMLGERHLSLNDLPNMATLIMRQHDRTSTNRTQRYHKEPTKPSGKRPVLKKRSQTDHTLYAKTIQQSNEQFTADGFSSKGRHHVPVPVHLYVFGGQEPNVSSVHKYQTRLPVFRCTIVPGKLSPNEIQALLH, encoded by the exons ATGAATGAGGATGTAAGAATAACTGACTTGCCAGCACTGACCCACACCAAGCTACACATAGGACACAGCTTCGTTTGGACTCATATCTTTCCTGAAAGCACACAG GTCCCAAGGACTCGGAGTAAGCATGCCACGTGCCACCACAATGGCTCTATCTACCTGTATGGTGGAGTATGTGGGAATGTATCCCTCAAGGACATGTGGAGGTTTGAACCTAGTACAAGCCTCTGGACCAAGCTAGAGTGCTGTGGAGATACCCCTCCCCTTCTCCAGGACCATACCATGGTCGGCTACAAG GAGTCCATCTTCATATTCGGTGGACTGTGTGGGTTCGATAACCCAGGAGAAACCTCTCTCTGGATCCTCGACCTCACCAAGTTCACCTGGCGGAAGCAGGTCATCACCTCGGAGGTCACGACCCCTACCAGTCGCAGGGGTCATTCTGTGGTATGTCACAACGGTGGGATGCACCTGTTTGGAGGCCACCTGGACCTCAAAGGATCCTGTAATGAAATGTGGACTTTGGATTTTG ATTCGCTCTATTGGCATACCATGGTCTACAGTTCACAGGATTCCTGCCCCCCTCCGAGACACGGCCACTCTGCAGTCATCCATGATAACTCCATGTTTATCTACGGTGGCAGCAAGAATCTCCAGCCGCTCCAAGACATGTGGAAATGGGACTTTG GGAGTGGTCATTGGTCCAAGGTACGCTACTGGCAAGGTCCACCGGCCCTTCACGGTCACTCGGCCCTCTGCCTTGGAGACTCTATGCTTATCTATGGAGGGGAAGACAAGGACGGCGTGCTCAGGAGTGACCTGTGGATATTCAGCTTCA GTTCTGAGAGTTGGACAAAGGTGCCCTACAAGGGTAGCATCGTGCCTTCACCAACCATGCACCAAACCTTTGAGATGGACATCCCACAGTCAAACTCCCTCTTTCCACCTCAAGATGAGCGCTCCCTCTCTGCCCCTTTCCTCCAACGACCCAGCATGTCGTCGCTCCACGTAAGACCCCACCCAAGACCGCATTCATCTCCTGCTTACTCCAAGGGTAGCATGAAAGAGAGGGCATTCAGGAACAGGGTGCACCCCAACAATGGACACGTTGCATCGAGCGATGTTGGTGACTCTAGGGATACTGTTTCTGCGATGAGCAGAAATGCAGATGATGATGTTCGTGGTGATGACAGTAGCCCAGAGGATGGTGTGGATGGGGAGGAAGATATCTACAACTCAAGGATTTTCATACCTGTTGATGAGCTAACCAGCTCTAGTAGGGAGAACCTTCTGGAGGACCTAGCAAGTCAGAGATCTGATACAAGCACAAGGACATTCAGGAAAAGAAGAGTGAGACCAGTTGGGACAGATGCTCTGGCTGCCCTGGATGGAGAAGGGAATCTTGAGGCAACCTCTGGAGATGTCCTGCTGACAGACCTTGATCTGGTGAATCACAATAAGATCATAGCCTCTCCTGGTACTGCTCCCAGCATACCTAGAGTCAGCATAGAGGACTATGACAAACCTGAAAATCCTAAAACATTGATTAACAGGTCGCACGGGTTTGGGAATGGGATATCCGTCGGGAATACTCGGTGCAATAATCTGGAGAAGTTCAATAAGAGGCCACAAATTATCCAAGTGATGCCAAAGTCCAAATCGGATGAAATCCCTTTGTTGAGCTGTTCCATCGATGACATGAACTTGAAAAACAAGTGGCAGTCGTGTGAGCAGTTTGCTTTTGTCAATGATGGTTTTACTATTGGCGATGACACGTTGAAGCCTCGTCAGCGATCAAATAGTTTAACGGAGCAGAAATTGGTCATCGAGAGCATGCTTGGTGAGCGTCATCTTTCTCTTAATGATTTGCCGAACATGGCCACACTGATCATGCGGCAACATGACAGAACTTCTACCAACCGAACTCAACGGTATCATAAAGAACCTACCAAGCCGAGCGGAAAGCGTCCTGTGCTGAAGAAACGATCTCAAACCGACCATACCCTTTATGCCAAAACTATACAACAGAGCAATGAACAATTCACTGCGGATGGTTTTAGTAGTAAAGGGCGCCATCATGTCCCGGTCCCTGTACATCTCTATGTGTTTGGTGGTCAGGAACCTAACGTGAGCAGTGTCCACAAGTACCAGACCAGGTTACCGGTGTTTAGATGCACAATTGTACCGG GAAAGCTGTCACCCAATGAGATCCAGGCTCTTCTTCACTGA